The stretch of DNA TGGATGATTTTTGCATAAAGGTTTCTTAGTAAAAGTTCCATGAGGAAAGTGTGGAACATGTTACTGTGCTATTTAACCTAGAAACTGACAGGAATTCCTGAATTTCCCCGTGTTAGTATGTGTGATGGCACAGTAACCAATATCATCGCATTATCTGAAATTTCACCATACGTATATGGTTTTGAGGACCAGCACTACAACAGGCTCCTTTTTCTATTAGTAATGTGCTTTCACTATCACACTGGATGGCGCACCATTAAGGAGGACATTTGTTTCTGAAGTGCAGGTGGAGAAATAAAAAGCATGCAAAAGTGCATGCTTTCTATAATAATGTCTTTTCATTGCATTAGCTGTTCAGAATGAGTGCACTGACCCTCATCATGTTGGCGCAGGATCACAGGTTAGGCTGGCAAAGCAGTAGGAAGCAAAGGCCATGTCGTATTTATGGCAAACATGTCACTACAGcatttttctattttcttttgcAGCTTCCAAAGCCTTATTTCCTACTCATGCATTGAATTTGTTAGGATGATCAAATCGAtcatctttttttccttttttggtCGAGCTACGCTGGAAATCTGTTTGCCATTTCATTAAAAATCGATCGTACAGCTTGCTAGATCATTGAAAAGAATCATCTAGCCTACTAAGGATATCAGCTTGTTGTAAGTTTCATTGCTGCAATTTAGCCTTCTTGTTTCGTGCAATCTTAATGAATTCGCTTTCTGAATCTAGTGGCTGTAAGGAGTGATTGAAACTATCTTTCACTTTCAGAGCTCATTAAGTCATTATACTCCTGCTGTTTTCTGTGTCAACTTGCCTGCTGCTCAATACTTTGCATCTTTAAGTGTCTGTCCTTCAGATTAATGGTACAGATATCATACGGTGCCAGATTGCTGCATTATGCATTTATGCTTCAGGTATTCTTTTGGGGCTTTCTTGTTTTGAAAATTGATTGGAAGTGTGGTACCCATTCCACAAGGTGAGGGGACTGAGCTGGACCTAGGACTCAAATCCAGCTATGTTGACAGAAGCTCTAGCACTCCTAGAAGAAGATGAGCACCATAGCTATATAAAATAGATGGTAACAGGTTATTGTGCCGTCACATTTTTCTTCCTACATGGCGCATCCTGCATTTCCCCTCAAGAACTCTATGCTCTTCACTAAAAATTTTCAGCCAGTCACATTTTGACAAGTATTCagagatgttttttttttttaaaaaaaatggaaatctctactaagttcttctaattatttgtTTCTGTGATCATCATGGTAGCGCCTGCCCTGGGAGAAGCAAACAACTAGGTTTGTATATATCATATAAAATTGTTTCAATATGCTGATTCCAAGACTTTCAATCAGAATCATTGGCCTGGTGGAATCATCGGTCCAAGTTTGCATTTATGATTTGTTATGTTCTTTAAAATAATGTTTCGCTTCTTTCTCTGATACCATTAGGATGGCACCAAGGTCTCCATCGGCCGGCCTTGACTCATTTGATGTCATTGTTGGTACAGTATTTCATCAGCATTGTAAACAGTCAAACCTATACTACATGGACTCTGCAGTCATATATTTCTTTTCTCTGTTTCAAGATCATTACTGCCATGCTCTATAAAATGCTATCACGGTTTCAAGATAATTACTGCCATGTTCTATAAATAATGGTATAATGAAAGTCTTTGTTATGGATATTACTTTTTCTTCAAAATTTACTGGTCTACAAACTTGTATTATGAATTTCCTCCTGGTTTGGTTCATGGCTGTGACAATTGCAGTAAGCGTCTTCCTTTCTTCACTGACAAAACAAATTATGAATTCATGTGCATAGTTCATATGTTCTAAAGCTGCCAAGAATGTTTTGTCATAAAAGAATAAATACTTCACTTTCCAACTGTGTTTGTTTTGTTTTATTGTACTTTGATATCCCTATTGTTCTGGTTAATCATGACAACAAAGCTAATACTTGCTGATAAACAATGCATGGGAGTACTGACACAGGGCTAATCACaaggtaccccttgttgacgtcttggatgatgacatCTCAGCTTGTCCTCTAATGCCATCCATTTCTGTGCCGCTTGGCAAGTAAGCAAGAAACTGTTCTTTTATCGTTCCAATTTACAGTCATCACTAACGTCATTTGTGGTTTTTACATCTGGGCCTCTTTATTCGATCTTACCTCGGTATACTGCTCACAATAATCTCAGCATGTAAATTATATTGCAGATTTTCAGTCATCACTAACGTTTGGAGCTAACTGTAATTGAAAATTACCGGGGAGAAGAGTTCCAGTGCAGATTGATGTGAAAAACGAGAGGTACCTAGCTTAGAACCAAGAATATCTCAGTGGCCCACATTTGTTCTGCGTGAGTTCCCTTTCTGCATCAACTCTACCCCTGCAGACAAGCAGCATTGTTCCCTTCCAGTTACAGTCTATTGGCTACCTCTCCTGCATCTCTCTTAAAAATTGATGTGGTGTTAGAATCAATCTGTACCAACTTCATTATTGAACTGCAAAGAGTTTAATATTAATTTACAACATCAGTACAGAATGGCTGGTGACACTTGCACATAAAAGAATTGGGCATGGAAGCCGGTTCGTGTCTTACGCATATTGGCCAATCAGTATAAAACTGGACATAGCCAGAGGCATAAGAAAGTAAATGTGCTTGGCCTGATCTTAAGTATTTTCTCTGTAAAAATGTAGTCTTAAGTAAATTTGCTGTCTTATAGATTAGAACATTAAAATTCTGGAGCTGACTGAAGAATATCTACTTATTGCAGTTCTCCCAAACCCCTGACTCCATGTCAGACTGGTAAAATCTGCAGTGGCATGACTCTTCTTATGTTTGCAACTTGGTTTGCTTTTTATCAACATTACCACTTGTCATGGCTGTTGCAAGATGCATGGAATACATCCTGCATATGATTCAGAACCTTATCACATGCTGACACCTAGCAGGAAGCATTCCACTCTGATTGAATGGGAAAATGACACAGTAGTGACACATCATCCATCATCTGAAGTCGGTACAGAGTTGTCCAAAAACCACACATCTTGTGTAGATCCATGCCCCAATTGGGGTTCCAAGGTGAGACAAATTAGCTTACACCATCCATGAAGGTCCACATATAAAATTCCATCCTCTTGAGAAATGGTCCTAACCCTCTTCTGTGCTCATTGTGTACATAAGCTGTATGAAACCACAGGTTCCAGCAGAGAGTTCTTCCTGAGGATAGCAACCAGATGGAGACCATGTCATACCCTTACTCCCCTCTCATCCCCTTCCCCACACAGCATGAGCAGAGCAGCTACCTCCTGTGGTCTCCTCAGGTGCTGACCCCCCTTGAGAATGGCAACATGTGCGATGGCGACGCCGATGCTGATCCTTCCCCTGATCAGCAGCAGCAAGATCATGAGCTCATGAACATGCTGCTCcaagaagccaatgtcttgcTGCTCCAAGATGAGCTCTCCAATGGTGATCCATCATTGGACGGTTTTGATCAGAGGCTGGGAGGAGGGCAAGAAAATGGCAACCTGCTGTTGGGAGTCCAGGAGGAGTTCATGGAGGAGAGCAGTTTAGGCGACCTTCTCGTCGCCGGGGCCAGGGCAGTCGAGTCCAGGGACGCGATCAGTGCCTCGGCCATCTTGTCGAGGATCGACGCAGCACTGGTCAGCTCATCCGACCATCTGGCTTGCTACTTCGCCCGGGGCCTGCGGTCCCGGATCTCCGGCGAATGCCGGTCCACTGCTGATGATGCAGCAGCGCCGGGGAACCGGATGCCGGCGTACCGGATGCTCCAGGAGCTGTCGCCGTTCATCAAGTTCGCGCACTTCACCGCCAACCAGGCCATCCTGGAAGCCACCGCGGACGACCCGGCCGTCCACGTGGTGGACCTGAACGTCGGCGAGGGCGTCCAGTGGGCGTCGCTCATGTCGGACCTCGCCCGCCGCCACGGCAGCCGCAAGCGGTTCCGCCTCACGGAAGCGTTCGTCacggccgacgccgacgccggcgccgccgcgcaCCGCACGGCGGGGCGGCTCCTCTCGGAGTTCGCCGCGTCGCTCAACGTCCCCTTCCAGTACAGCTCCCTCCACGTGCGCAGCGACGAGGACCTGCACGGCCTCGCCAcgagctgctgctgcaactgcaactgcaacggcagcgacgacgacagcgcctcgtcgtcgtcctcggtgATCGTCTCGTGCGACACGACGGACCAGCCTTACAGCTCGCTGACCAGGCTGCAGCTGCTGCTCGCCGGCAGCGTCGTCAGGATCCTCCGGCCAAAGCTGGTGGTCACGACAGAGGAGGAGCTCTTCAGGATGGGCCGACGAAACCCCAATTCCTTCGAGGAGTTCTTCCGGGAGGCGCTGCACCACTACGGCGCGGTGCTGGAGTCCCTGGGGAGCTGCTTCCgcgacggcggcggaggcggctaCGGCGCGTGCCTGGCGCTCGTGGAGAAGGAGGCGCTGGGGCCGAGGATCCAGGACGCCGTGGGGCAGTACCAGTACCAGTACGGCCACGGGCCTCTGGCAGGTGGGGCCTGCGGCGTGGAGCTGGAGGGGTTTAGGGCTTGCGAGATGAGCAGCTTCAGCGTCGCGCAGGGCAGGATGCTGGCTGCGCTCTTCAGCAGAGGGTTTGGGGTTGTCCATGGCGACGGCAGGCTTGCGTTGTGCTGGAAATCTAGGCCTTTGACCTCGGTGTCTGTCTGGAGTCCtgtgtgaaaaaaaaaaaaacacacacacacacacacacaaagatAGTACTAGAAAGTTATATGCATGGTCAGCTTGCCTTTATTTTGTTCTCGAATGCATTTTTTTTCTGTTAAAGTTTGCCGTGGGAAATACTAAATTTAGCCATTTTTTAAACTAaaaatctttttttctctcGTGTATATAGCTCACTGGAATAAAAAGGAAGAAGTTTTTAGTTGACTGAGGCTGAGGCAAGTTTTAAATTTCAGTATTGTAGCAAAAAAAAGTTTTAAATTTGGTATTAGAATTTTTTTTCATGTACCCCTAAAATCGTCGAAATTTCTAaagtatattttttaaaaaacaaaggatctaaataaaatattagaatgattttttttgtgaaaaaaatattagaatagTTTGTAATACACATCTATTGATTCGAAGAATATGCAATATAAACAATACTCCAttcgttctaaattataagatgttttgtctTCTATGGATACATTACTTTTACTATATCTAGAAGAGTCACAccagagcatctccaatagtttggcaaATGACTTTCCATCCataatttttttagcaaaatgaaaaaaaatcccCTCCGACAGTTTGGCATCCTAATTCCCTATCTTTTCTAACTTGGCATATCTCCCTGTCTAGCACGCAAATATACGCGTAGGCTCCGTGCTTGGCATTGATCTTTCTCCTTATGCTTAGCAGGGCTCTTTGTTCATTTAATGGGACACTTCATTCGTTTAGCGAGGTTCTTCGTTTTGTTAGCGgggttttttggtttttggaaacgaaatttgccaaactgttggatcCCCATATTATTTTGGGAGTTGGCAAACAACAAGATTTGCGAAACAAATTTTgcgaaactgttggagatgctcttataatttgaaaatgAACGTATAAAATATAAGTCTAGAGTTATGTAGCATgtcctttaggccttgtttacttccacccaaaaacctaaaatttttcaagattcaccgtcacatcgaatctttagacccatgcatggagtattaaatatagacgaaaataaaaactaactgcacagtttggtcgaaattgatgagacgaatcttttgagcctagttagtctatagttagacaataattaccacaaataaacgaaagtgctacagtgtcccgaaattttttcctttgggaactaaacaaggcctcagtctgATACGaaatttttgatttttttttccttttatccatCTCTGAAATTATCAGAATTCGTGAAATTTCACTAAAATTTTGAACCATGGACTAAGGTTTGAATGTCGCTggtaagtttttttttctcaagcTAGGATGAGATTACCAGAGATGCTGGTGTGCTATCGTGAGTTTAAGCGATCTTTGGGATGGTTGATGTGGAGCATGGCAAATGAGGCATGGTGCCACCAACTTGCAGGAGGTCGTGGGAACTCATTGGACGTTGCTGACGCAGAGGCATTGGCGGacgcgcgggggggggggggggggggggcttggTATCCAAAATTTGTTAATAGATTTTCTTTTAGCAAAAGACTTCATGTATTTGATATTTGTCTATATTTATTCTAAAAATCTTTGTTTTTGAGCACTTTGAATATTGAATTATCAATCTTATCTGTATCTATTACTGTACTGGATTGAGCGAGAAACTTTTTTTTAGCTATATTATTTAGCCCTCCCTCTTGATCCGTTTCTGGGTCCGCCACTGGGTAGAGGAATGTGAAAATTGTGGTAGGTTAGCAAGACTGATGGAGAAAAAGGAAGATGGAAAACCATTATCATTAAAGTGGTAAAAAGAAGAAATATAATATAGATCATCAAACCGAGGGCAGGAGGTGGAAGAGTTTGGTCACTGGAAATTGATTTTATGTTCAAGCTACTGAAGTGTAGTATTTCACATTATTCCTATATCTAAGCCCTCTGTTGGATACACATTATGTGACTGCACGCTCCGTGGTGTGAGAAATCGGACTACTCGTTTATTCTTGCGGTGATGAGTCTTGCACGGTGAAAAATGTCAATGATATCGCGAGACGTTTGGCAGGATTTTTTTCAATTCCCGCGATGGGACAACAGAGAACCCGATTTTAATCGGTTCAAAAAATGCCTTAAATTAGTCAtttgtccttttttttttgctctaccattcatctttttttctttctttcgttcCCCGATCCTACCCTTTATCAATGAGATTACATCATGCCTTTTGTCTGGTGATGAATCTAGACATTCATCATATCTCCCCCTAAAATATTTATCATACGTACAACCATATTTTCCCCTTCTACTTCTTGCTAATCAACTTATGTCTTTCCTGTTTGCATTGGAATTTGCTCATGACGGAGCCAGAAAGAGATTGAGATTGTTAACCGCCGTCGTCGTAGAGATAAATCAGAATAGGTTACTCACTTTGCTAGCGAATTATGCTAGCTAGAAAGTGTAGACGTGTCAGCTGTAACAAAATAATTGTTAAAATACCAGTCTTCTTCTtggtaaaaataaaaagaacaaGAAACAACAAGGGAGGATCGTGctgtaaggccagtctcaatgtatgtttcatgagagtgtcatgcacattaaatagagtgcttcctttcaaaaaaaaaacattaaatagagtgccacataagcaaaattgctgacttggcagggtcattaaatgaaggagtttcatcagatgagagaggagtttcatccccataaaactcctgtggctcggttacctagtttatagtcttgataactatgtcatgaaactatgcatttagACTGCCCTAACAGATACTTGGATGTGTACGGACTACGGACTAGTAGTGAAACTGATTGGTTTCCCTATCCTCAATGACTGGGCATCCCTTGTAACTTCCTTCAGCTGTCAATTTCTCCGGACCGGACCGGAGAAAGTTTCTTCCTGCCTGCATGGAAGGCACTACTAATTAATAGACTGGATCAACCATCACCAGCTGCGCCGGCTGATCATATGATGAGCGAGGTAAATGATTAGAGGATGGGTTTAGTTTTACACTTTTACAGCAGCACTCGTGGAGATTTATCTCAGTGTCTCTCTTCTCCTGATTGAGCCATGTGTCGTGCTGCCATGCATTCTCCTCCGGGTTGATGATGCAGAAGTTTCTTGAAACCAAGGTAGTAGATGTTTTTTGTCAGGTGAGTAAGTGACTCCAATATGATCACAAGCTCTTGTTCTTGGCGTCGTCTCTGAAGAATCATTCGCTGGCTTTTTGGGCGTTTATTTGTGCAGGTGAGATGGTGATGTTCAGGCGTGGCACGAAAAGGCTACGGGGGCGGGAGCAAGGAAACGACATGGATATGGGGATGTGTATATACCGAAAAGGCAATGCAGCCCATGTTGGCATTTGGCTGCTGGCAATCTGGCATTGCATATGTAGTGTAGCTGCTAAATCTGTATTGTTCCGCTACTGACGGCCTGATTACATTAGTGATATCATTAATTACATTACATTACATTATATTACGCAGAGAGTATGGTGTGCAGAACTGTCAATGGATGCGCTGACCACTTCTCGCGTGCCATCCATTCACACACACGCAGGATTGCATGGCCTCTGACAAGAGAAAAATGACAAGGTCATGATGGGATGCGGTGCGTCATCAGTAATCAGTTTATGACTCTTGCGTCGTCGTCTCGTCGATGCAATTGAAGTAGCTATATCATTTCCTGTTTATGAAAATAAAATGTCATCTTTGCAATGATTTATTTTGATAGGAAAAAAAAGATGCACGCAACCccaccccccccccaccccgccTCCACCTCAATCACCTCTCGCCACGCATAGCCCCACCGTCACGTGCTAGGGTTTCTTGTAGCATGGCAAAATCCTAGCGTGCCTTCTTCTTTCCCTCCCCCTCCTGCATATCAGTGCTAGCTCTGGCCATGACTTTATTCTTCCACGGTTAGCTCCGATCGGCGTCCCCATTCCACTTGGCTTGGCTATCTCCACCGTCGCTAGAATCCTAAGCCGCTCTCACCATCTGGCCAGCCAGCCTTCCCCGAGCCCCTTCTATTCTAAGCCGAAGTCAGGGAAAAAGGGATAAAAAAAGAAGGAGTGGGGTCTCACTGTCGCGAGCATGGCCCTGTAGTCTGGTAGTGGCCTTTTTGTCACTACAAGAAACCTATGGTTTTTTGACGTACTTTTTATGTCAAAATATATCGAATAAATGTCACAACTTAAGGTTTTTGACATTCAGTTGACAAAAATTCAAACGTCAAAAAACCCGCATCACAAAGTGATCAGTGTCACAAGCTTATGACATTGGGTTTTAGTGTCATATAGATTTATGACTTTGGTTTATCGTCATAAAATCTTAAGCCTTGCCACATGGGCAAATGCCATGTAGGATCAAAAGCTGACATGGCAGGAAAAAAACGTCACAAAATAAGTCTTGGCCTGCTAAAGCCCACATAGCAGACAACTTCTTCATGGGTCACAAGATTTTTTGGGCCCATATTTCGTGGGCCATTGTTTTAGTTCATTTTTTATTGGCCCATTTTTTTCGGCCCACACAATTTCAGCCTGTATAAAATTTTTCACAGCACACAATTGAACACATATGTTTTTTCAGCCCAAATATTTTCAGCCCATACAAAAACCAGattcaaatgaatcatctccacATGATTGCAATATCACAAGCACTTCACATGTCTTAAAATACAACCCATTACATCCATCCACCAATTCAACATACAGACTCTCAATATCTCAAATTATAACTTGCTATAGCAGCACCAGCGGTAgcagcacagcagcagcagtagcggTAGCACCAATAGCGCAATTGCCACCAAAATAGCATTCTTATCCTCCTAGACACATATGTTGCCAAAATGAGCCTAATTCAGTTAGACAGCTTACTACTGAGGATCAGGTGATGCAAACTTGTTGCCAAACAAGGTCCGAAGGAAACCTTGGATTTCAAGGCCTTGCTGTTTCAGCTTCTCAGTTTCTTCTTCGTTCTTTCTTGCTGCTTCTTCATTCTTCCTTGCTGCCTCTTTCTGATCCTCTAATTGCTTCTGCACATCAGCCAGTTGTGATCTTAGTCCTTCGGATCCCTTCTTCTCAGCTTGCAATTCACTCTCAAGCTCATTCACACGATCATTCATTGCAGCAGCTTTGGCATTTCTCTTCATCGTTGTGGACTGCATGCCAACATTGCGAAGAAAAGTTGATTTTGGCATAACATAAGCTATAGCTTGAACAGGAGTCTTTGGATCTTGCCCTTCTTCCGTTGGTTGAGCAACGTAGGCCTCCATTTGAGCCTAGCAACAATAGCACCAAAAAAGTTAGATTTCAGCACTAGTTATGTATTTCTAGAACTCATGTCTATAGGTAAAGTAACATAGTGCAAGAAATGGAATGGTATCTATAGAGTGAAACTTTCTATGCTAGTTATGTGTCTAGAACATATATATGAAATGATCTTCCATGTTGTTGTAAAGATTTGTGTActccccccccccacacacacccCCACACCCCTAGCTGCTATGCAATGCCTCGCCGCCTAGCATCCCTGGAGCTACGCCGGGCGCCAACGCTAGCTGCTCAGGTTGTAGGGCAGGCCTCCCCATGTAAATCCCTAGATCTAGGACTAGAGCATGTGTTGCAATTACACGCCATATGGATTGCAAAGTAAGAGGGGGCAATCAACAATTTACCTTCAGGATCAAGTCTGGTTGAGGGTCGGGTCTCCGGTTTGTGACCAGGAGCCATCTTCACGAGTCCAGGAAGCTAGGAGCGGAGTGCTGAGGATGTCGTTGGGCGCAGGGCCTCTTCGGCTGTGGGCAGTGGAGGGCGGCGGATCCTCTTTCCAGGCAGTAGATAGGGCAACAAAGTGGCGGCTGTTGAGAGGAGTGAATTGGATTGACTAGGGTTTGGGGGAGCATGAGCTGAATAGGTCACAATATGGGGTAATTTTACTGTACTATCCTTATCCAAAGGAGACTTGTTGTGGTATATGTCTGGATAGAAATGATATTTtcactccaaaatttttggtgTGGCGCGGAGACATGGCGCCACTACACGGTTGCGCTAGGCCTAGACATCCAAAATTTGGTTTATGCGCTGCTTACTAGTGTTTTCTTATTAcaactaataataaaataatggTACACAGAGAATACAAATATGGCACACGCCCTGGTTTTTGCTCTTCATAATTGCATCTTGATGTTTAGTATTAAACTATAAATTTGAATACGTGTTTTTTTTGTATGATGATGTTTTCATTGTACATCTGGTAATAATAAAAGTTTCTAATTGATATAACCAAAATCATTGCGCGTAATGAAAGTCATGTTAGGAACAAAGACATGATTTGAACTATTCGTAATGTCCAGGGAGAGAAAATAAGAGTACTACCTAGCGTCTGCTAATGAAAATATTATTCTATAAAATATGAAATCGgcttttaaaaataggaaaaaagatTTAATCTTTGACTAAGTCGCAAGTCACACgttttttcgcgtaaaatcaCGCGCTACGCGGCTAGTGGGATTCCAACCCGAGATCTCGCCCTCGCGCATAGCTTCTTCTACCACTCCACCCATTACTTCGatatgtctatattagagtttagtttctcatatattatcctaaaccgaACATACATTGATTATTGagaccctaaacgaattcaaataaaaaagttatcaactacaaagtttcagcTATTTTGGCTGGGCCGCGGATGACCcattttaaagaaaaaaaataagacaGAACCAAAACaaagaaataaataataaaaaaattatgctACGTGGCAATTGGAATGCCACTATGGACAAGAACATTTAAAATAATtcaataaaataagttatgacACATAACATTTGtcaaagatttatgacattaGAAAATTAGGACTTGTGACATAGTAAATATTGTCACTAGATGGAATTAGACTAGTTGTATGACGTTTGTTATGACATCCGACTTTTTATTGTCACTAAGTAGAGATACCTTAAATAGAATGTCATAAATCAGATGATATAATGACATTATTACCTGTTGTCATACTGAAAACGTCAAAAAACCACACATATCTTATAGTGTGTGCCCCACCTCCAAATCTACTGTCACGAGCATGGCCTTGCCCCACCTCCAAATCTTGTGCGTTTGGAAATTAGCTTCTCTGAATaaatacattagcattttttttGGACAAGAAAGACATTGGCATTGTTCCTGCATATAGTTTAAGTATCTTCTCTTATATATAAAAGAAAGGGCCCAGCAAACCATTCCGTCGCGTCAGATATGATGGGCTTCCATACTcctttatggccttgtttagttcccaaaaattttgcaaaatttttcagattccctgtcacatcgaatcttttgacgtatgcatggagtattaaatataaataaaaattaaaactaattacacagtttggtcgaaattgacgagacgaatcttttgagtctagttagtccataattggataatatttatcaaatacaaacgaaagtgctactatttctattttgcaaaaatttttggaagtaaacaaggcctaaaggtgTCACAATCTCTACCCTAGACTATCTTCAACAATCGTCagccaaaatacaagacctatTTGTCCTTTGACTAGCACTACAGGTAAAATGtttcatacctatttttagtcttctccaaccacaagacctaaaagacaacactctctgcaaataggtctcgaagagagaggatacccaaatttgggttatgcctctcctggtacccaaagtgggtcttctggatgggtactctgttggaggctataggtattgtgttggagacccattttaggtttgggttccCAGATAGGTCTGGTGTTGGAGAcagccttagagcatctccaacaggttTCTAAATGA from Sorghum bicolor cultivar BTx623 chromosome 8, Sorghum_bicolor_NCBIv3, whole genome shotgun sequence encodes:
- the LOC8079855 gene encoding nodulation-signaling pathway 2 protein — translated: METMSYPYSPLIPFPTQHEQSSYLLWSPQVLTPLENGNMCDGDADADPSPDQQQQDHELMNMLLQEANVLLLQDELSNGDPSLDGFDQRLGGGQENGNLLLGVQEEFMEESSLGDLLVAGARAVESRDAISASAILSRIDAALVSSSDHLACYFARGLRSRISGECRSTADDAAAPGNRMPAYRMLQELSPFIKFAHFTANQAILEATADDPAVHVVDLNVGEGVQWASLMSDLARRHGSRKRFRLTEAFVTADADAGAAAHRTAGRLLSEFAASLNVPFQYSSLHVRSDEDLHGLATSCCCNCNCNGSDDDSASSSSSVIVSCDTTDQPYSSLTRLQLLLAGSVVRILRPKLVVTTEEELFRMGRRNPNSFEEFFREALHHYGAVLESLGSCFRDGGGGGYGACLALVEKEALGPRIQDAVGQYQYQYGHGPLAGGACGVELEGFRACEMSSFSVAQGRMLAALFSRGFGVVHGDGRLALCWKSRPLTSVSVWSPV